The following are encoded in a window of Thalassotalea insulae genomic DNA:
- the uvrA gene encoding excinuclease ABC subunit UvrA, with product MRNIEVRGARTHNLKNISLDIPRDKLIVITGLSGSGKSSLAFDTLYAEGQRRYVESLSAYARQFLSLMEKPDVDHIDGLSPAISIEQKSTSHNPRSTVGTITEIYDYLRLLYARVGEPRCPTHQQPLAAQTVSQMVDKVLELEEGTKVMVLAPVLQNRKGEHIKLLDNLAAQGYIRARIDGEVCDLSDPPTLELHKKHTIEVVVDRLKVREDIQLRLSESFETALALTAGTAKVAFMDEPKREELLFSANFACPHCGYSMQELEPRLFSFNNPAGACQTCDGLGTQQFFDPNRVIANPELSLSGGAIRGWDKRNFYYFQMLQALAEHYGFAIDKPFNQLSEDHQKVILRGSGKQEIEFKYMNDRGDIVIRKHPFEGILNNMDRRYRETESNAVREELAKYLNSQHCPECDGSRLRLEARNVFIDNTPLHNITDLAIADALAFFEQLHLTGQKGQIAEKILKEINDRLGFLVNVGLNYLNLSRSADTLSGGEAQRIRLASQIGAGLVGVMYVLDEPSIGLHQRDNERLLTTLIHLRDLGNTVIVVEHDEDAIRAADFVIDIGPGAGVHGGEVIAQGDVNEILKCEHSLTGKYLSGRESIEIPKTRTPFNKKNIVTLKGASGNNLKNVDLVIPNGLMTCVTGVSGSGKSTLINDTLYKLAHTELNNATTSEPAPYKSIEGLEQLDKVIDIDQSPIGRTPRSNPATYTGIFTNIRDIFAGTQEARSRGYKPGRFSFNVKGGRCEACQGDGVIKVEMHFLPDVYVPCDVCKGKRYNRETLEVKYKGQNIHEVLDMTIEDAFDFFSAIPAVKRKLQTLMDVGLSYIKLGQSATTLSGGEAQRVKLSKELSKRDTGQTLYILDEPTTGLHFHDIKQLLHVIHRLRDHGNTIVIIEHNLDVIKTADWIVDLGPEGGSGGGEILVTGTPEQIVKNKQSHTAKFLKPLLSCS from the coding sequence ATGAGAAATATAGAAGTTCGAGGCGCACGTACCCATAATCTAAAAAACATCAGTTTAGACATTCCGCGCGATAAATTAATCGTCATTACCGGCCTCTCAGGCTCAGGAAAATCGTCATTAGCATTTGATACCCTATATGCCGAGGGACAACGTCGTTATGTCGAATCGTTATCCGCTTATGCGCGCCAGTTCTTATCGCTAATGGAAAAACCAGACGTCGATCACATTGACGGACTTTCACCAGCCATTTCAATCGAGCAAAAGTCGACCTCTCATAACCCCCGTTCTACCGTCGGCACAATTACTGAAATCTACGATTATTTGCGTTTATTATATGCACGTGTTGGTGAGCCTCGCTGTCCAACGCATCAACAGCCGTTAGCCGCACAAACAGTTTCACAAATGGTAGACAAGGTACTAGAACTGGAAGAAGGTACCAAGGTGATGGTGCTAGCACCCGTGCTACAAAACCGAAAAGGTGAGCATATCAAGTTACTGGATAATCTCGCCGCACAAGGCTATATCCGTGCCCGAATTGACGGTGAAGTATGTGATCTGTCAGATCCTCCAACATTAGAGCTACATAAGAAACACACCATCGAAGTCGTCGTTGATCGCTTAAAAGTACGAGAAGACATTCAGCTTAGGCTTTCTGAGTCATTTGAAACAGCATTGGCATTAACCGCAGGCACTGCAAAAGTCGCCTTTATGGATGAACCAAAACGTGAAGAGTTATTGTTCTCAGCAAATTTTGCCTGCCCGCACTGTGGCTATAGCATGCAGGAACTAGAACCAAGATTATTCTCATTTAATAACCCGGCAGGTGCTTGTCAAACCTGTGATGGCCTGGGTACGCAGCAATTTTTTGACCCTAACCGGGTGATTGCCAATCCTGAGTTAAGTCTGTCTGGCGGAGCAATTCGCGGCTGGGACAAACGCAATTTTTACTATTTCCAGATGCTACAAGCCTTAGCTGAGCATTATGGATTTGCCATTGACAAGCCGTTTAATCAACTATCAGAAGACCATCAAAAGGTCATTTTACGCGGTAGTGGCAAACAAGAAATTGAATTTAAATACATGAACGACCGCGGCGACATTGTTATTCGCAAGCACCCGTTCGAAGGTATTTTAAACAATATGGACAGACGCTACCGCGAAACCGAATCAAACGCGGTACGCGAAGAATTAGCTAAATACCTTAATAGCCAACATTGTCCAGAATGTGATGGTTCTCGTTTACGGCTTGAAGCGCGTAATGTTTTTATCGATAACACCCCATTGCATAATATTACTGACCTTGCCATTGCCGACGCGTTAGCCTTCTTTGAGCAGTTACATCTGACTGGGCAAAAAGGCCAAATAGCGGAAAAAATCCTCAAAGAAATTAATGACAGATTAGGCTTCTTGGTTAATGTCGGTTTAAATTACCTTAATCTCTCCCGTAGCGCCGATACCTTATCTGGAGGTGAGGCACAGCGAATTCGTTTGGCCAGCCAAATAGGCGCCGGTTTAGTTGGTGTGATGTACGTGCTAGATGAACCTTCTATCGGATTACACCAACGTGATAACGAACGTTTATTAACAACCCTGATCCACCTACGCGATTTAGGCAACACGGTAATAGTCGTAGAGCATGATGAAGATGCAATTCGCGCCGCTGACTTTGTTATCGATATTGGCCCAGGTGCCGGTGTTCACGGTGGTGAAGTAATCGCACAAGGTGATGTCAACGAAATACTAAAATGTGAACACTCACTTACTGGTAAGTATTTATCAGGTAGAGAGTCGATTGAAATACCGAAAACACGCACTCCGTTTAATAAGAAAAATATTGTTACGCTAAAAGGTGCTAGCGGTAATAACTTGAAAAATGTCGATTTAGTCATTCCCAATGGTTTAATGACCTGTGTTACCGGCGTTTCCGGTTCGGGTAAATCAACCCTAATAAACGACACCTTGTATAAGCTTGCCCATACCGAGCTAAACAATGCCACCACTTCGGAGCCTGCTCCTTATAAAAGTATTGAAGGCTTAGAGCAACTGGATAAGGTTATCGATATCGACCAAAGCCCTATTGGCCGTACACCAAGATCCAATCCGGCAACTTACACCGGAATATTTACCAACATTCGCGATATTTTTGCTGGTACTCAGGAAGCTCGCTCCCGTGGCTATAAACCTGGACGCTTTAGTTTTAATGTTAAAGGTGGGCGGTGTGAAGCTTGTCAGGGGGATGGTGTCATTAAAGTAGAAATGCACTTTTTACCCGACGTTTATGTGCCATGTGATGTCTGTAAAGGTAAACGCTATAACCGCGAAACCTTGGAAGTCAAATACAAAGGTCAGAATATCCATGAAGTATTAGATATGACCATAGAAGATGCATTTGACTTCTTCTCAGCCATTCCAGCAGTTAAACGTAAGTTACAAACCTTAATGGACGTTGGCCTAAGCTATATTAAACTAGGTCAATCGGCGACCACCCTTTCAGGTGGTGAAGCACAACGAGTCAAGTTATCGAAAGAATTATCAAAACGAGATACCGGGCAAACACTATATATTTTGGATGAACCAACCACAGGTCTGCATTTTCATGATATTAAGCAGTTACTGCACGTGATCCATAGATTGCGCGATCACGGTAATACCATTGTTATTATCGAACATAACCTAGATGTGATCAAAACTGCCGACTGGATTGTCGATTTAGGACCGGAAGGAGGCTCTGGTGGCGGTGAAATTTTAGTAACCGGCACACCAGAGCAGATAGTCAAAAATAAACAGTCGCATACCGCTAAGTTTTTAAAGCCTTTGTTGAGTTGCAGTTAG